From a region of the Alnus glutinosa chromosome 1, dhAlnGlut1.1, whole genome shotgun sequence genome:
- the LOC133857459 gene encoding uncharacterized protein LOC133857459: MPFCKVGTQQASADTNLCDNGVKIFYRTYGHGPTKVLLIIGLAGTHESWGPQIKELVGTDTPNDDETRTGDWSSDDNESGGGIEICAFDNRGMGRSSVPTKKSEYTTEVMAKDAIALLDHLGWKKAHAFGHSMGAMIACKLAAMVPERVLSLALLNVTGGGFECFPKFDRRTLSVAIRFLRAKTPEQRAAVDLDTHYSREYLEEYVGPNTRRTILYQEYVKGISATGMQSNNGFEGQLNACWTHKMTRAEIELIRSAGILVSVIHGRHDIIAQIYYARKLAEKLQPVARMIELHGGHLVSHERTEEVNQALLELIDASEVKNMKPSVWTNMQKKSSGWIGTRMALMRISVEGGSNASLVFYYLLSKLQICVLYLFGLFVLVFEYGRRAIRSLKPVRVGSSLTLENGQ; this comes from the exons ATGCCGTTTTGCAAGGTTGGGACGCAACAAGCCAGCGCAGACACGAACCTCTGCGACAATGGAGTCAAAATCTTTTACAGAACTTACGGCCACGGACCCACCAAGGTCCTCCTCATCATAG GATTGGCAGGGACCCACGAGTCATGGGGCCCACAGATCAAGGAGCTAGTGGGGACCGATACGCCCAATGACGATGAGACGAGGACCGGAGATTGGAGTTCCGATGACAATGAGAGTGGCGGTGGTATTGAAATATGTGCGTTTGATAACCGTGGAATGGGTCGAAGTTCCGTACCCACCAAAAAATCCGAATACAC AACAGAGGTTATGGCAAAGGATGCAATTGCTTTGTTGGATCATTTGGGCTGGAAAAAAGCCCATGCGTTTGGACATTCAATGG GAGCTATGATAGCTTGCAAGTTAGCAGCAATGGTACCTGAAAGAGTTCTCTCATTAGCTTTACTTAACGTAACAGGCGGAGGTTTCGAGTGTTTTCCGAAG tTCGATCGACGAACATTATCTGTTGCAATCCGTTTCTTACGGGCCAAAACTCCTGAGCAAAGGGCGGCTGTTGACTTGGACACCCACTACTCAAGG GAGTATCTTGAAGAATATGTTGGACCTAACACCAGAAGAACAATCTTATATCAA GAATATGTAAAAGGTATATCAGCAACTGGAATGCAGTCTAACAATGGTTTTGAGGGTCAACTTAATGCTTGCTGGACACATAAAATGACACGAGCAGAAATTGAATTGATCCGTTCTGCTGGAATTCTTGTTTCAGTCATTCATGGCAG GCATGATATAATTGCTCAAATATATTACGCGAGGAAACTTGCCGAGAAGCTGCAGCCTGTTGCTAGGATGATAGAACTTCATGGAGGTCATCTAGTGAGCCATGAGAGGACAGAAGAG GTCAATCAAGCACTGCTTGAGTTGATAGACGCATCAGAAGTGAAGAACATGAAGCCTAGTGTTTGGACTAATATGCAAAAGAAAAGCTCTG GGTGGATAGGGACAAGGATGGCATTAATGAGAATAAGCGTAGAGGGTGGAAGCAATGCCTCTCTCGTGTTTTATTACTTGCTATCAAAACTGCAGATTTGCGTGTTGTACCTCTTTGGTCTCTTTGTTTTGGTATTCGAGTATGGCCGGAGGGCTATAAGAAGTTTAAAACCGGTTAGAGTTGGAAGTTCCCTTACATTAGAGAACGGTCAATGA